The proteins below are encoded in one region of Lactuca sativa cultivar Salinas chromosome 3, Lsat_Salinas_v11, whole genome shotgun sequence:
- the LOC111902035 gene encoding protein LATE ELONGATED HYPOCOTYL isoform X3: MEIPPPRPKRKPNYPYPRKTGSGTCPKTHHPNPNPKEEEDNATHHHHHQPTLVSSLPSGIDHPHLPEYHEQKQEEIANTSEQVDVDVEKEEPPCASLSSENDNSIIPRGVFRDFINLDETNESYITTIETRKYQKKSDQDGMHTSSLFDFPEGQNHDDNSITNTNGVHSYPRHVPVQVVDGNQGSIIGIPTGTEEMSTLEEKLEHHNPNLSVNNNNNIASRCCSSYQTIPTFHPPVFTHPFSDNHNNNNEEESYRSFLHVSSTISSLIVSSLLQNPAAHAAASFAAKFWHPPGNTEASSGDDSETQTPSTPSMTSIAAATVAAATAWWAAHGLLPVCPPFYPTPTPTPFSFGAPPPPPPVTVEDGNQAREKAPPEKITGSSSSEEEEEEDSEGKLNTGSNPDDDIDTTKGTGTGTVVEETNVNVRKQVDRSSCGSNTTSSSEIETDALEKKNIKEQEETAAAAASDVPDLDSISRASIIRGGRSTINPNESWKEVSEEGRLAFQALFSRQVLPQSFSDRHNNNNNNNNNNNNNNNNSGGGELDLNRMMLRGEKNMEEGLLTIGLGNVKLNVNNTHTGFKPYKRCSMEAKEKPGSSSNQNDDKAAKRMRFQAEGST, from the exons ATGGAAATTCCTCCCCCACGCCCTAAAAGGAAACCAAATTATCCTTATCCCAGAAAGACTGGCTCTGGCACTTGCCCCAAAACTcatcatccaaatccaaatccaaagGAGGAGGAGGACAATgccactcatcatcatcatcatcaaccaaCTTTAGTTTCTTCTTTGCCATCTGGCATAGACCACCCCCACCTCCCAGag TACCATGAAcagaaacaagaagaaattgCAAACACGAGTGAGCAAGTGGATGTGGATGTGGAGAAGGAAGAACCTCCATGTGCATCATTGTCATCAGAAAATGATAATTCCATAATACCAAGAGGCGTTTTTAGAGACTTCATTAACCTTGATGAAACAAACGAATCTTACATCACCACCATTGAAACCAGAAAGTATCAGAAGAAATCAGATCAAGATGGCATGCACACATCTTCATTGTTTGACTTTCCGGAAGGTCAAAATCATGATGACAATTCAATTACAAATACAAATGGTGTGCACAGCTACCCAAGGCATGTTCCTGTACAAGTTGTAGATGGAAATCAAGGAAGTATTATTGGTATTCCAACAGGCACAGAAGAGATGTCGACACTTGAAGAAAAGTTGGAACACCACAACCCCAACCTATCtgttaacaacaacaacaacatagcTTCAAGATGTTGTTCAAGCTATCAGACAATTCCAACCTTCCATCCTCCTGTTTTCACCCACCCGTTTTctgataatcataataataataatgaagaaGAGAGTTACAGATCATTTCTCCATGTTTCATCCACAATCTCTAGCCTCATTGTTTCATCCCTGCTACAAAACCCTGCAGCCCATGCTGCAGCAAGCTTCGCTGCTAAGTTCTGGCATCCTCCTGGAAACACAGAAGCTTCTTCTGGAGATGATTCGGAAACTCAAACTCCTTCTACTCCTAGCATGACGTCCATTGCTGCGGCTACTGTAGCAGCAGCAACCGCATGGTGGGCGGCTCATGGTCTTCTCCCTGTTTGTCCTCCTTTCTACCCAACTCCAACTCCAACTCCTTTTTCATTTGGcgcgccaccaccaccaccaccagtaaCAGTCGAGGATGGAAATCAAGCAAGAGAAAAAGCTCCTCCGGAAAAGATCACAGGCTCCTCCTCatcggaggaggaggaggaggaggattcAGAAGGGAAATTAAACACAGGATCGAATCCAGATGATGATATTGATACCACCAAGGGAACGGGAACGGGAACGGTGGTGGAGGAGACCAATGTTAATGTTCGCAAACAGGTTGACCGGTCTTCTTGTGGTTCTAACACGACTTCCAGCAGTGAAATTGAGACGGATGCTTTAGAGAAGAAGAATATAAAAGAACAGGAAGaaactgctgctgctgctgcttcaGATGTACCCGATCTTGATTCTATTTCACGTGCTAGTATTATTAGGGGGGGTAGAAGCACTATTAACCCTAACGAATCATGGAAGGAGGTCTCCGAAGAG GGACGACTTGCTTTCCAAGCGCTGTTCTCGAGACAAGTACTGCCACAAAGCTTTTCAgatagacataataataataataataataataataataataataataataataataatagtggtGGTGGTGAGTTGGACCTGAACAGGATGATGTTGAGAGGTGAGAAAAACATGGAGGAAGGGCTACTGACGATAGGATTGGGGAAcgtgaagctgaatgttaacaacACTCACACAGGATTCAAACCTTACAAGAGGTGTTCCATGGAGGCCAAAGAGAAGCCCGGATCGTCATCTAACCAGAATGATGACAAGGCTGCAAAGAGAATGAGGTTTCAAGCAGAGGGCTCAACTTGA
- the LOC111902035 gene encoding protein LHY isoform X2, with amino-acid sequence MDTYSSSGEKLNIKTRKPYTITKQRERWTEEEHNSFLEALKLYGRAWQRIEEHIGTKTAVQIRSHAQKFFTKLEKEAVAKGVPTRQALDMEIPPPRPKRKPNYPYPRKTGSGTCPKTHHPNPNPKEEEDNATHHHHHQPTLVSSLPSGIDHPHLPEKQEEIANTSEQVDVDVEKEEPPCASLSSENDNSIIPRGVFRDFINLDETNESYITTIETRKYQKKSDQDGMHTSSLFDFPEGQNHDDNSITNTNGVHSYPRHVPVQVVDGNQGSIIGIPTGTEEMSTLEEKLEHHNPNLSVNNNNNIASRCCSSYQTIPTFHPPVFTHPFSDNHNNNNEEESYRSFLHVSSTISSLIVSSLLQNPAAHAAASFAAKFWHPPGNTEASSGDDSETQTPSTPSMTSIAAATVAAATAWWAAHGLLPVCPPFYPTPTPTPFSFGAPPPPPPVTVEDGNQAREKAPPEKITGSSSSEEEEEEDSEGKLNTGSNPDDDIDTTKGTGTGTVVEETNVNVRKQVDRSSCGSNTTSSSEIETDALEKKNIKEQEETAAAAASDVPDLDSISRASIIRGGRSTINPNESWKEVSEEGRLAFQALFSRQVLPQSFSDRHNNNNNNNNNNNNNNNNSGGGELDLNRMMLRGEKNMEEGLLTIGLGNVKLNVNNTHTGFKPYKRCSMEAKEKPGSSSNQNDDKAAKRMRFQAEGST; translated from the exons ATGGACACCTACTCATCATCTGGAGAAAAATTGAACATTAAG ACAAGAAAACCGTATACAATAACTAAACAAAGAGAACGATGGACAGAAGAAGAGCATAATAGTTTTTTAGAAGCCCTGAAACTATATGGGCGAGCTTGGCAACGGATAGAAG AACACATAGGAACCAAGACTGCAGTGCAAATCAGAAGTCATGCCCAGAAATTCTTTACAAAG TTGGAGAAGGAGGCAGTTGCTAAAGGAGTTCCAACAAGACAGGCTCTTGACATGGAAATTCCTCCCCCACGCCCTAAAAGGAAACCAAATTATCCTTATCCCAGAAAGACTGGCTCTGGCACTTGCCCCAAAACTcatcatccaaatccaaatccaaagGAGGAGGAGGACAATgccactcatcatcatcatcatcaaccaaCTTTAGTTTCTTCTTTGCCATCTGGCATAGACCACCCCCACCTCCCAGag aaacaagaagaaattgCAAACACGAGTGAGCAAGTGGATGTGGATGTGGAGAAGGAAGAACCTCCATGTGCATCATTGTCATCAGAAAATGATAATTCCATAATACCAAGAGGCGTTTTTAGAGACTTCATTAACCTTGATGAAACAAACGAATCTTACATCACCACCATTGAAACCAGAAAGTATCAGAAGAAATCAGATCAAGATGGCATGCACACATCTTCATTGTTTGACTTTCCGGAAGGTCAAAATCATGATGACAATTCAATTACAAATACAAATGGTGTGCACAGCTACCCAAGGCATGTTCCTGTACAAGTTGTAGATGGAAATCAAGGAAGTATTATTGGTATTCCAACAGGCACAGAAGAGATGTCGACACTTGAAGAAAAGTTGGAACACCACAACCCCAACCTATCtgttaacaacaacaacaacatagcTTCAAGATGTTGTTCAAGCTATCAGACAATTCCAACCTTCCATCCTCCTGTTTTCACCCACCCGTTTTctgataatcataataataataatgaagaaGAGAGTTACAGATCATTTCTCCATGTTTCATCCACAATCTCTAGCCTCATTGTTTCATCCCTGCTACAAAACCCTGCAGCCCATGCTGCAGCAAGCTTCGCTGCTAAGTTCTGGCATCCTCCTGGAAACACAGAAGCTTCTTCTGGAGATGATTCGGAAACTCAAACTCCTTCTACTCCTAGCATGACGTCCATTGCTGCGGCTACTGTAGCAGCAGCAACCGCATGGTGGGCGGCTCATGGTCTTCTCCCTGTTTGTCCTCCTTTCTACCCAACTCCAACTCCAACTCCTTTTTCATTTGGcgcgccaccaccaccaccaccagtaaCAGTCGAGGATGGAAATCAAGCAAGAGAAAAAGCTCCTCCGGAAAAGATCACAGGCTCCTCCTCatcggaggaggaggaggaggaggattcAGAAGGGAAATTAAACACAGGATCGAATCCAGATGATGATATTGATACCACCAAGGGAACGGGAACGGGAACGGTGGTGGAGGAGACCAATGTTAATGTTCGCAAACAGGTTGACCGGTCTTCTTGTGGTTCTAACACGACTTCCAGCAGTGAAATTGAGACGGATGCTTTAGAGAAGAAGAATATAAAAGAACAGGAAGaaactgctgctgctgctgcttcaGATGTACCCGATCTTGATTCTATTTCACGTGCTAGTATTATTAGGGGGGGTAGAAGCACTATTAACCCTAACGAATCATGGAAGGAGGTCTCCGAAGAG GGACGACTTGCTTTCCAAGCGCTGTTCTCGAGACAAGTACTGCCACAAAGCTTTTCAgatagacataataataataataataataataataataataataataataataataatagtggtGGTGGTGAGTTGGACCTGAACAGGATGATGTTGAGAGGTGAGAAAAACATGGAGGAAGGGCTACTGACGATAGGATTGGGGAAcgtgaagctgaatgttaacaacACTCACACAGGATTCAAACCTTACAAGAGGTGTTCCATGGAGGCCAAAGAGAAGCCCGGATCGTCATCTAACCAGAATGATGACAAGGCTGCAAAGAGAATGAGGTTTCAAGCAGAGGGCTCAACTTGA
- the LOC111902035 gene encoding protein LHY isoform X1, with amino-acid sequence MDTYSSSGEKLNIKTRKPYTITKQRERWTEEEHNSFLEALKLYGRAWQRIEEHIGTKTAVQIRSHAQKFFTKLEKEAVAKGVPTRQALDMEIPPPRPKRKPNYPYPRKTGSGTCPKTHHPNPNPKEEEDNATHHHHHQPTLVSSLPSGIDHPHLPEYHEQKQEEIANTSEQVDVDVEKEEPPCASLSSENDNSIIPRGVFRDFINLDETNESYITTIETRKYQKKSDQDGMHTSSLFDFPEGQNHDDNSITNTNGVHSYPRHVPVQVVDGNQGSIIGIPTGTEEMSTLEEKLEHHNPNLSVNNNNNIASRCCSSYQTIPTFHPPVFTHPFSDNHNNNNEEESYRSFLHVSSTISSLIVSSLLQNPAAHAAASFAAKFWHPPGNTEASSGDDSETQTPSTPSMTSIAAATVAAATAWWAAHGLLPVCPPFYPTPTPTPFSFGAPPPPPPVTVEDGNQAREKAPPEKITGSSSSEEEEEEDSEGKLNTGSNPDDDIDTTKGTGTGTVVEETNVNVRKQVDRSSCGSNTTSSSEIETDALEKKNIKEQEETAAAAASDVPDLDSISRASIIRGGRSTINPNESWKEVSEEGRLAFQALFSRQVLPQSFSDRHNNNNNNNNNNNNNNNNSGGGELDLNRMMLRGEKNMEEGLLTIGLGNVKLNVNNTHTGFKPYKRCSMEAKEKPGSSSNQNDDKAAKRMRFQAEGST; translated from the exons ATGGACACCTACTCATCATCTGGAGAAAAATTGAACATTAAG ACAAGAAAACCGTATACAATAACTAAACAAAGAGAACGATGGACAGAAGAAGAGCATAATAGTTTTTTAGAAGCCCTGAAACTATATGGGCGAGCTTGGCAACGGATAGAAG AACACATAGGAACCAAGACTGCAGTGCAAATCAGAAGTCATGCCCAGAAATTCTTTACAAAG TTGGAGAAGGAGGCAGTTGCTAAAGGAGTTCCAACAAGACAGGCTCTTGACATGGAAATTCCTCCCCCACGCCCTAAAAGGAAACCAAATTATCCTTATCCCAGAAAGACTGGCTCTGGCACTTGCCCCAAAACTcatcatccaaatccaaatccaaagGAGGAGGAGGACAATgccactcatcatcatcatcatcaaccaaCTTTAGTTTCTTCTTTGCCATCTGGCATAGACCACCCCCACCTCCCAGag TACCATGAAcagaaacaagaagaaattgCAAACACGAGTGAGCAAGTGGATGTGGATGTGGAGAAGGAAGAACCTCCATGTGCATCATTGTCATCAGAAAATGATAATTCCATAATACCAAGAGGCGTTTTTAGAGACTTCATTAACCTTGATGAAACAAACGAATCTTACATCACCACCATTGAAACCAGAAAGTATCAGAAGAAATCAGATCAAGATGGCATGCACACATCTTCATTGTTTGACTTTCCGGAAGGTCAAAATCATGATGACAATTCAATTACAAATACAAATGGTGTGCACAGCTACCCAAGGCATGTTCCTGTACAAGTTGTAGATGGAAATCAAGGAAGTATTATTGGTATTCCAACAGGCACAGAAGAGATGTCGACACTTGAAGAAAAGTTGGAACACCACAACCCCAACCTATCtgttaacaacaacaacaacatagcTTCAAGATGTTGTTCAAGCTATCAGACAATTCCAACCTTCCATCCTCCTGTTTTCACCCACCCGTTTTctgataatcataataataataatgaagaaGAGAGTTACAGATCATTTCTCCATGTTTCATCCACAATCTCTAGCCTCATTGTTTCATCCCTGCTACAAAACCCTGCAGCCCATGCTGCAGCAAGCTTCGCTGCTAAGTTCTGGCATCCTCCTGGAAACACAGAAGCTTCTTCTGGAGATGATTCGGAAACTCAAACTCCTTCTACTCCTAGCATGACGTCCATTGCTGCGGCTACTGTAGCAGCAGCAACCGCATGGTGGGCGGCTCATGGTCTTCTCCCTGTTTGTCCTCCTTTCTACCCAACTCCAACTCCAACTCCTTTTTCATTTGGcgcgccaccaccaccaccaccagtaaCAGTCGAGGATGGAAATCAAGCAAGAGAAAAAGCTCCTCCGGAAAAGATCACAGGCTCCTCCTCatcggaggaggaggaggaggaggattcAGAAGGGAAATTAAACACAGGATCGAATCCAGATGATGATATTGATACCACCAAGGGAACGGGAACGGGAACGGTGGTGGAGGAGACCAATGTTAATGTTCGCAAACAGGTTGACCGGTCTTCTTGTGGTTCTAACACGACTTCCAGCAGTGAAATTGAGACGGATGCTTTAGAGAAGAAGAATATAAAAGAACAGGAAGaaactgctgctgctgctgcttcaGATGTACCCGATCTTGATTCTATTTCACGTGCTAGTATTATTAGGGGGGGTAGAAGCACTATTAACCCTAACGAATCATGGAAGGAGGTCTCCGAAGAG GGACGACTTGCTTTCCAAGCGCTGTTCTCGAGACAAGTACTGCCACAAAGCTTTTCAgatagacataataataataataataataataataataataataataataataataatagtggtGGTGGTGAGTTGGACCTGAACAGGATGATGTTGAGAGGTGAGAAAAACATGGAGGAAGGGCTACTGACGATAGGATTGGGGAAcgtgaagctgaatgttaacaacACTCACACAGGATTCAAACCTTACAAGAGGTGTTCCATGGAGGCCAAAGAGAAGCCCGGATCGTCATCTAACCAGAATGATGACAAGGCTGCAAAGAGAATGAGGTTTCAAGCAGAGGGCTCAACTTGA